From Borrelia sp. RT5S, the proteins below share one genomic window:
- the rpoD gene encoding RNA polymerase sigma factor RpoD has protein sequence MDSMESKELQCFRKKNSKVIKSILEYLRDRKEVAFSDLSTLLSGDMLEPENIDFICGILEDEGINLIGKGVESVNAGMDGSELEEVSKIDSQFMGLSDGDDEVDDKLEEFDDDILEKEDFSACIKSGLLKDSNTEDPIRLYLKEIGKEFLLTGNQEVELAKQMDSGESIIENILKSEGLVIENYYNLVNAIYSRGDREEFFKREKEREKDNNADYYNKKKRITSFYKAALKPFQERLVSYIENKHKLYELGEDIFEESINKERLDVKEMLKSVPLCQDELRIFSDDYIDSASKIRDLKRQQKSILDRLKVYKIRNLRDLGRDLAIPEKRERIEKFLNMREDLIKEQITEAQLTQKELERIEMYYEYPIDRIIRMSEEIIKGKQMMQHAKDQLIKANLRLVVSIAKKYANRGLHFFDLVQEGNIGLIKAVEKFEYKRGFKFSTYATWWIRQAITRSISDQARTIRVPVHMIEQINRLNRETRYLVQVLGKDPTDEELAGRLGWELKKVKTVKNVSREPVSLETPIGEEEDSVLSDFIEDKAIKNPAKHTSFVVLQDQIRSILGTLPEREQEVVKMRFGLEDGYSLTLEEVGLHFNVTRERIRQIESKALRRLKNPKKTQKLKDYLEDLN, from the coding sequence ATGGATAGTATGGAAAGTAAAGAATTGCAGTGTTTTAGGAAAAAGAATTCAAAAGTAATAAAGTCGATATTGGAATATTTAAGGGACAGGAAAGAGGTTGCGTTTTCGGATTTATCTACTTTGCTCTCAGGGGATATGTTGGAGCCTGAGAACATTGATTTTATTTGTGGAATACTTGAAGATGAGGGAATAAACTTGATTGGTAAAGGAGTAGAGTCTGTAAATGCTGGTATGGATGGTTCTGAATTAGAAGAAGTAAGTAAGATTGACAGTCAGTTTATGGGCTTAAGTGATGGTGACGATGAGGTTGATGATAAGTTAGAAGAGTTTGACGATGATATCTTGGAAAAGGAAGATTTTTCAGCGTGTATTAAGAGCGGATTATTAAAAGATAGCAATACTGAAGATCCAATAAGACTTTATTTGAAAGAAATAGGAAAGGAATTTTTATTAACCGGAAATCAGGAAGTTGAACTTGCAAAGCAAATGGACTCTGGAGAGTCTATCATTGAAAACATTCTTAAGAGTGAAGGGCTTGTTATAGAGAATTATTATAATTTGGTTAACGCTATTTATTCAAGAGGAGATAGGGAAGAATTTTTTAAAAGGGAGAAGGAAAGAGAAAAGGATAACAATGCGGACTACTATAACAAAAAAAAAAGAATTACATCTTTCTATAAGGCCGCATTAAAACCGTTTCAGGAGCGATTAGTAAGTTATATTGAAAATAAGCATAAATTATATGAGCTTGGGGAGGATATTTTTGAAGAAAGTATTAATAAGGAAAGGCTTGATGTAAAAGAAATGCTTAAATCTGTTCCTTTATGTCAGGATGAATTAAGAATTTTTTCAGATGATTATATTGACTCTGCTAGTAAGATAAGGGATTTAAAGAGACAGCAGAAGTCCATATTGGATCGATTAAAGGTGTACAAGATTAGGAATCTTAGGGATCTTGGTAGGGATTTAGCGATACCTGAAAAGCGAGAGAGGATAGAAAAATTTTTAAATATGCGAGAAGATCTTATTAAGGAACAAATTACAGAAGCTCAACTTACACAAAAGGAGCTTGAAAGAATTGAGATGTACTATGAGTACCCAATAGACAGAATAATAAGGATGTCGGAAGAGATTATTAAGGGTAAACAGATGATGCAACATGCTAAAGATCAATTAATTAAGGCTAATTTGAGACTGGTTGTGAGTATTGCTAAGAAGTATGCTAATAGGGGACTTCATTTTTTTGATCTTGTTCAGGAGGGTAATATTGGTTTAATTAAAGCTGTTGAAAAATTTGAATATAAGAGAGGATTTAAATTTTCTACTTATGCTACATGGTGGATTAGGCAAGCGATAACAAGGTCGATCTCGGATCAGGCTCGCACTATACGTGTTCCTGTGCATATGATTGAGCAAATAAATAGATTAAATAGAGAGACAAGATATTTGGTGCAGGTTTTGGGCAAGGATCCAACCGATGAAGAGCTTGCAGGTAGACTTGGTTGGGAACTGAAGAAGGTTAAGACTGTTAAGAATGTTTCAAGGGAGCCTGTATCACTTGAAACTCCAATTGGGGAAGAGGAAGACTCTGTTCTTAGTGATTTTATTGAGGACAAGGCAATAAAAAACCCAGCAAAGCATACCTCTTTTGTAGTTTTGCAAGATCAAATAAGATCAATTCTTGGCACACTTCCAGAGCGAGAACAGGAGGTCGTTAAGATGAGGTTTGGTCTTGAAGATGGTTATTCTTTAACCCTTGAAGAAGTTGGGCTTCATTTTAATGTTACAAGGGAAAGGATTAGGCAGATTGAATCTAAGGCTTTAAGGAGACTTAAGAATCCTAAGAAGACTCAGAAGCTTAAAGATTATTTAGAAGATTTAAATTAA
- a CDS encoding zinc ribbon domain-containing protein, protein MESNIDILKNLEGIYKTRFELEERQKSIPKYLQVKKSQIDELIEVLDGLQVKFKECQKEDSSLKLGIQDINVRKTKAEEKIDSIKTQREYEALEKELQTIIDDEVAIRKKMTHITGLKTRVDREITELKGKLEGEQSIYAAESAELEDELLGIKQKLLDITNEEGKYAFRMDEDFLFKFQRIIRNKSNGVVPLVENVCKGCNMILPVEFANKVRREPDEVKFCPYCSRILYYQEGFEVGLGMIPGSLADLVE, encoded by the coding sequence GTGGAAAGTAACATTGATATATTGAAAAACCTTGAAGGCATCTATAAGACTAGGTTTGAACTTGAGGAGAGACAAAAAAGTATTCCTAAATATTTGCAAGTTAAGAAATCTCAAATTGATGAGCTTATTGAGGTGCTTGATGGGTTACAGGTTAAGTTTAAAGAGTGTCAAAAAGAAGATTCTTCTTTGAAATTGGGTATTCAAGACATTAATGTGAGAAAAACTAAAGCAGAAGAAAAAATAGATAGTATTAAAACGCAAAGAGAATACGAGGCTCTTGAGAAAGAGTTGCAGACTATTATTGATGATGAAGTTGCTATTAGGAAGAAAATGACACATATTACTGGCCTTAAGACAAGGGTGGATAGAGAAATAACAGAATTAAAGGGTAAGCTTGAGGGGGAGCAGAGTATTTATGCTGCTGAGAGTGCTGAGCTTGAGGATGAGCTTTTAGGTATTAAACAAAAGCTTCTTGATATTACAAATGAGGAGGGGAAATATGCTTTTCGTATGGATGAGGATTTTTTGTTTAAATTTCAGAGGATTATTAGAAATAAATCCAATGGAGTTGTGCCTTTGGTTGAAAATGTTTGTAAGGGGTGTAATATGATACTTCCTGTTGAGTTCGCAAATAAGGTAAGACGTGAGCCTGATGAGGTTAAGTTTTGCCCTTATTGTAGTAGAATACTTTATTATCAGGAAGGATTTGAAGTTGGTTTAGGAATGATTCCTGGGAGTTTGGCGGATCTTGTTGAATAA
- a CDS encoding lipopolysaccharide assembly protein LapB, with the protein MGIRYIRHAFYLFVVLLLFFFIFHVLSYFKAFSNSYLKAGPTEVNLLVLWENKEYKEIIDYAESGLKTNKFDFNLNLLLGFSYFYYSLMLNDSSLKTHFLDNSIERLRFLMAINDDIPMSSLYYILGKAYSHKGEYYSDLSVKYLNKALHSNNFDFMSIKEDIFEYLGYSYQLLRDYKSSLTFFMKAYRENKSDLVLWSLAYINYKVGDIDRSIEYINKFIEEENESFSSSKSDDNLMQKVYLLYGDIYLDQGDYGYAFSCYDKVLKINSLNPNVYVRIGDIYRKRDKDYPKARKYWREALSINPYLEEARERLGISLEDF; encoded by the coding sequence ATGGGTATAAGGTACATAAGGCATGCTTTTTACTTGTTTGTTGTTCTGTTGCTTTTTTTCTTTATTTTTCATGTTCTGTCTTATTTTAAGGCGTTTTCCAATTCTTATTTAAAAGCCGGGCCTACTGAAGTAAATTTGCTTGTTCTTTGGGAGAATAAAGAATATAAGGAAATAATAGATTACGCTGAGAGTGGCCTTAAGACAAACAAATTTGATTTTAATTTAAATTTACTCCTTGGATTCTCTTATTTTTATTACTCCTTAATGCTGAACGACAGTTCTTTGAAAACCCATTTTTTGGATAATTCAATAGAACGACTAAGGTTTTTAATGGCAATCAACGATGATATCCCTATGAGTTCGCTTTATTATATTTTAGGTAAAGCTTATTCTCATAAGGGGGAGTACTACAGTGACCTCTCTGTTAAGTATTTAAATAAAGCCCTACATTCGAATAATTTTGATTTTATGAGTATAAAGGAAGATATTTTTGAATATTTGGGATATTCCTATCAACTATTAAGGGACTATAAATCCAGTTTAACTTTTTTCATGAAAGCTTATAGGGAAAATAAGTCAGATCTTGTTCTTTGGAGTTTAGCGTATATTAATTATAAGGTAGGGGATATTGATAGGAGTATTGAATATATAAATAAGTTTATAGAAGAAGAAAATGAATCATTTAGTAGTTCAAAGAGCGATGATAATTTAATGCAGAAGGTGTATTTACTATATGGAGATATATATCTAGATCAGGGTGATTATGGGTATGCCTTTAGTTGTTATGATAAAGTCTTGAAAATTAATAGTTTAAATCCTAATGTTTATGTTAGAATAGGAGACATATATAGAAAGAGAGATAAAGATTACCCTAAGGCCCGAAAATACTGGAGAGAGGCGTTAAGCATTAATCCTTATTTAGAGGAAGCAAGGGAAAGGCTTGGGATTAGCTTAGAAGATTTTTAG
- a CDS encoding rod shape-determining protein, translating into MNLFKSFLIDIGIDLGTCNTLVYIKDYGVVMSEPSVVAIDVTKGNRVVAVGRNAKKMLWKTPENIKAVRPLRDGVIADIENTEKMIKYFINYIFSRKKLFFKPRMVIGVPTCITEVERRAVKESAMNAGAREVKVIEESLAAAIGSDIPIFEPTGHMVCDIGGGTTEISVISLGGMVVSRAIRTGGDEFDESIIKYMRNAHNIIIGQQTAERLKIKIGNVYPDTHNLKVETIDIKGTDAVTGLPRKQIVDSMEVRESLREPISTVVDEVKRTLGATPPELATDIVERGIILTGGGALLKGLNRLLSKETGVPVYVADNPLLSVAVGAGLFYDYANRIDISKNIYSFINE; encoded by the coding sequence TTGAATTTATTTAAGTCTTTTTTGATAGACATTGGCATTGATCTTGGTACGTGTAACACTTTGGTCTACATCAAGGATTATGGTGTGGTTATGAGTGAGCCTTCAGTTGTAGCTATTGATGTTACTAAGGGAAATAGGGTCGTTGCTGTTGGGCGAAATGCGAAGAAGATGCTTTGGAAAACTCCAGAGAATATTAAAGCGGTGAGGCCTCTTCGAGATGGTGTTATTGCCGACATTGAAAATACAGAAAAAATGATCAAGTATTTCATAAATTATATTTTCTCTCGGAAAAAATTGTTTTTCAAGCCTAGAATGGTGATAGGCGTTCCTACTTGCATTACTGAGGTTGAAAGGAGAGCTGTTAAGGAAAGTGCGATGAATGCTGGTGCTCGTGAGGTTAAGGTTATTGAGGAATCTTTGGCTGCTGCAATTGGGTCTGATATTCCTATTTTTGAACCAACAGGTCATATGGTATGTGATATTGGGGGGGGAACCACTGAGATATCTGTTATTTCCCTTGGTGGTATGGTTGTAAGTAGGGCTATTAGAACTGGTGGGGATGAGTTTGACGAGAGTATAATAAAGTATATGAGAAATGCTCATAACATCATTATTGGGCAGCAGACGGCAGAAAGGTTAAAGATTAAGATAGGCAATGTTTATCCAGATACGCACAATTTGAAGGTTGAGACAATAGACATTAAGGGAACAGATGCTGTTACGGGACTTCCCAGGAAGCAAATTGTTGATTCCATGGAAGTAAGGGAATCTTTAAGGGAGCCTATTAGTACTGTTGTTGACGAGGTTAAGAGGACGCTTGGAGCTACTCCTCCAGAGCTTGCTACAGACATTGTTGAACGTGGGATTATATTAACAGGAGGTGGGGCCCTTCTTAAGGGACTTAATAGACTTTTATCGAAAGAAACAGGGGTTCCGGTTTATGTTGCAGATAACCCTCTTCTTTCTGTAGCTGTTGGGGCTGGCTTATTTTATGATTATGCTAATAGGATAGATATTAGTAAGAATATATATAGTTTTATTAATGAATAA
- the mreC gene encoding rod shape-determining protein MreC, translated as MKFLVRFKNFIKILSILIIAVLLMVYDSGGYRNKKEDDFFVFTLNSYVQDSMHGFFSFIASAFKAINEYKDYGEKIDEYRKRIQQLEIVTQNVQMLRQENSRLKEQLGFYSSNSSEFISAEIIYLNYSNISSLMAINKGYNDGVQKDMVAVAYQDGFSGLVGKVVKVYAHTARVLPLTSYENFVSARIQNSKFIGLVEGKGHGESLEMNYVSRLAENDLKVGDAVVTAGFSDDPGGIYIGRIVNFNILEYNSLLSIKIEPVVVLDKLEYVFLVKGGGGRVQD; from the coding sequence ATGAAGTTTCTTGTTAGGTTCAAGAATTTTATTAAGATACTGAGCATATTAATAATTGCCGTTCTTCTTATGGTGTATGATTCGGGGGGGTATAGGAATAAGAAGGAGGATGATTTTTTTGTTTTTACTCTAAACTCGTATGTTCAGGACAGCATGCACGGGTTTTTTAGCTTTATTGCTAGTGCTTTTAAGGCAATAAATGAGTATAAGGATTACGGTGAGAAAATAGATGAATATAGGAAGAGAATACAGCAGCTTGAGATAGTTACTCAAAACGTACAGATGTTAAGACAGGAAAATTCTAGGCTTAAGGAACAGCTTGGGTTTTATTCATCGAATTCTAGTGAATTTATTTCAGCTGAAATAATTTATTTAAATTATTCAAATATTTCCTCTTTAATGGCGATTAACAAGGGCTATAATGACGGTGTCCAAAAAGATATGGTGGCTGTTGCTTATCAAGATGGATTTAGTGGTTTGGTTGGGAAGGTTGTTAAGGTGTATGCACATACTGCTAGGGTTTTGCCCTTGACTAGTTATGAAAATTTTGTTTCTGCAAGAATTCAGAATAGCAAGTTTATTGGTCTTGTAGAAGGCAAGGGGCATGGAGAGTCTCTTGAGATGAATTATGTTAGTAGATTGGCTGAGAATGATTTAAAGGTAGGGGATGCTGTAGTTACTGCGGGGTTTAGTGATGATCCTGGGGGGATTTATATAGGCAGGATTGTCAATTTCAATATTCTTGAATACAATTCGCTTTTAAGTATTAAAATAGAACCTGTGGTAGTCCTGGACAAATTGGAGTACGTTTTCTTGGTTAAAGGAGGAGGGGGGAGGGTACAAGATTGA
- a CDS encoding rod shape-determining protein MreD: MISFILYYTISVFLGQVFQYYFAINFSFSIDIFLIILIFNSLNFIFNVGLISGVLHGFIMDYFTGLPLGFFVFSYVLVFYVLGKMKLLVPKSMLSMTLFFVFAKFMIWFVAMALSDFVDLKGFNYEIFNLNLVVNIVFINFLYPILSYFTRNLYAFREEY, from the coding sequence TTGATATCTTTTATTTTGTACTACACCATTAGCGTATTTTTGGGTCAAGTTTTTCAGTATTATTTTGCGATTAATTTTTCTTTTTCTATAGATATATTTTTAATAATTTTAATTTTTAATTCTCTGAATTTTATTTTTAACGTTGGTCTAATCTCGGGTGTATTGCATGGATTTATTATGGATTATTTTACTGGATTACCGCTTGGGTTTTTTGTCTTTAGTTATGTTTTAGTATTTTATGTCCTTGGAAAGATGAAGCTTTTAGTTCCTAAAAGCATGCTTAGCATGACACTGTTTTTTGTTTTTGCGAAATTCATGATTTGGTTTGTTGCAATGGCTTTGTCAGATTTTGTGGATCTTAAGGGATTTAATTATGAGATATTTAATCTTAATCTTGTTGTAAATATAGTATTTATAAATTTTCTGTACCCGATTTTAAGTTATTTTACTCGAAATCTTTATGCTTTCAGGGAGGAATATTAA
- the mrdA gene encoding penicillin-binding protein 2: protein MRVILKERYRFGLLFVSLVLFMYLFTLFKMQIGKHLFYDREAIVLLSRVEKINASRGEILDSNLNVIANNLTAFVLKISLEQYYEMPLEDREEMLNFLARTLKVDRKFILAKIEAPRGYLKDVEIVELSPEILFRISEKRNYYPALLWSYSFKRNYLVDDSYSHPIGYVGRINQRELRSFYNVKGYDNNSTIGKSGIEQIYDSYIRGKEGLIKYRVDSKERKIDNGSTIENMTPGSNIVLNIIQDIQMLAKNTLGERYGTVVVIKPSTGGVLALHNYPYYSMKDVYNKHSREDYSFLNRAVQSVYPPASIFKLVMATALLEEKVLDKDRRIHCPGYFKVGNRIFHCWQRGGHGYVNLEEAIAHSCNVYFYTLGLKYLGAEKIFKYAREYGFGEKTGIDLPNEVSGLLPSPKWKEKIFKQPWVGGDTVNFSIGQGFLNATPIQVANMIAMISNEGVVYKPRVVNKILDGNTNEIILENSPEILRKTNLISKSTFKLLKKYMRSVITYGTARNSVLTKVVEVGGKTGTGQTGVVGFDNSSFVGLAPYNGNSGEQVIVFSLVEGRSNADMWPAKAVDLIMQGIFAKQSYDDILKGYRPWYIR, encoded by the coding sequence GTGAGGGTTATCTTGAAAGAAAGATATAGGTTTGGACTATTGTTTGTATCTTTAGTGCTTTTTATGTATCTTTTTACTTTATTTAAGATGCAAATTGGGAAGCACTTATTTTACGATAGAGAAGCAATAGTACTTTTATCTAGAGTTGAAAAAATCAACGCTTCAAGAGGTGAGATTTTGGATTCAAATTTAAATGTTATTGCAAATAACCTTACGGCATTTGTTTTAAAAATTAGCTTGGAGCAATATTATGAAATGCCTCTGGAAGATAGAGAGGAGATGTTAAATTTTTTAGCAAGGACTTTAAAGGTAGATCGGAAATTTATTCTTGCTAAGATTGAAGCTCCTAGGGGGTATCTTAAAGATGTGGAGATAGTTGAACTTAGTCCAGAAATATTGTTTAGGATATCTGAGAAAAGGAATTATTATCCTGCTCTTTTATGGTCATACTCTTTTAAAAGGAATTATTTAGTGGATGATTCCTATTCTCATCCTATTGGGTATGTTGGTAGGATTAACCAAAGGGAGCTTCGTTCATTTTATAATGTTAAAGGATATGATAATAATTCTACAATAGGAAAATCGGGTATTGAGCAAATTTACGATAGCTATATTAGAGGGAAGGAAGGTTTAATTAAATACAGGGTAGATTCCAAGGAGAGGAAGATAGATAATGGTTCCACTATAGAGAATATGACTCCTGGGAGTAATATCGTTTTAAATATTATTCAGGATATCCAAATGCTTGCCAAAAATACTTTAGGAGAGAGGTATGGGACTGTGGTGGTAATAAAGCCTTCAACAGGAGGTGTATTGGCTCTTCACAATTATCCTTATTATTCAATGAAAGATGTTTATAATAAACATTCTAGGGAAGATTATTCTTTTCTAAATAGGGCAGTTCAATCAGTCTACCCTCCGGCCTCTATTTTCAAATTGGTCATGGCTACTGCTTTATTGGAAGAAAAAGTTTTAGATAAAGACAGAAGGATACATTGTCCGGGATATTTTAAGGTGGGTAATAGGATTTTTCATTGCTGGCAGCGTGGTGGGCATGGTTATGTCAACTTAGAAGAGGCTATAGCGCATTCATGTAATGTTTATTTTTATACATTGGGGCTTAAATATCTTGGAGCCGAAAAGATTTTTAAGTATGCAAGAGAATATGGATTTGGAGAGAAAACAGGTATTGATTTGCCAAATGAGGTATCGGGGCTCTTGCCAAGCCCAAAGTGGAAGGAAAAAATTTTTAAACAGCCTTGGGTGGGTGGGGATACTGTAAATTTTTCAATAGGACAAGGATTTTTAAATGCCACTCCTATTCAGGTTGCTAATATGATAGCTATGATTTCAAATGAAGGTGTTGTGTACAAACCAAGAGTTGTTAACAAAATTTTGGATGGAAATACTAATGAGATTATTCTTGAGAATTCTCCAGAGATTCTCAGAAAGACTAATCTTATTAGTAAGAGCACTTTTAAGCTTTTAAAAAAATATATGAGAAGTGTTATAACTTATGGAACTGCAAGAAATTCAGTTCTTACTAAGGTAGTGGAAGTTGGAGGGAAGACGGGGACGGGGCAGACTGGTGTTGTTGGTTTTGATAATAGTTCTTTTGTAGGACTTGCTCCTTATAATGGTAATTCGGGAGAGCAAGTTATTGTTTTTAGTTTGGTTGAGGGAAGGAGCAATGCTGATATGTGGCCTGCTAAAGCTGTGGATTTAATCATGCAGGGTATTTTTGCTAAGCAAAGTTATGATGATATCCTTAAAGGATACAGACCATGGTACATTAGGTAG
- the rodA gene encoding rod shape-determining protein RodA produces the protein MAVFRKGYDFWVLISLAIISFVGILLIYSSDYASNGSLVKIEYFKQAMWVLIGFFLIFIMGRYDLKIIQRMVYPLYFLLVVSLIFTALFGVTVNGARSWIGIWKLGGQPSEFGKIASILALAKFYSGRRDDSSIFVFIFAFILVLPVIVLVFLQPDFGTAVVYLSIFVFISFFAGVDVHYILYFTLVGFLSFLFVVMPVWYEYKADMGNIVYLIFSNNFYFHIASLVLMLVLLSSVIGFFISKYNLNIRLAYLYIMFVSSILLISAFASRFLSKMMKPYQIKRFLVFLDPNIDLKGAGWNLNQVKIAIGSGGVFGKGFLKGPYTHANYVPSQSTDFIFSILAEEFGFLGVGAVLILFFFIFFKILIIMNKSRDRYMSLVLSGVLGLLFFHTSFNVGMCLGLLPITGIPLPFLSYGGSSSITFFLAMAFYFNIESIVTVD, from the coding sequence GTGGCGGTTTTTAGGAAAGGGTATGATTTTTGGGTATTAATTAGTTTGGCTATTATATCTTTTGTTGGGATTTTGCTTATATATTCTAGTGATTATGCTTCTAATGGTTCTTTGGTTAAAATTGAGTATTTTAAGCAAGCCATGTGGGTTCTTATTGGCTTTTTTTTAATTTTTATAATGGGAAGGTATGATCTTAAGATTATACAGAGGATGGTTTATCCTTTATATTTTTTATTGGTAGTTTCTTTAATTTTTACTGCTCTTTTTGGTGTTACTGTTAACGGGGCAAGATCTTGGATTGGGATTTGGAAGTTGGGGGGGCAGCCTTCAGAGTTTGGTAAAATTGCTAGTATTTTGGCTCTTGCTAAATTTTACAGTGGTAGGAGAGATGATAGTAGCATTTTTGTTTTTATTTTCGCTTTTATTTTGGTTTTGCCTGTTATTGTGCTTGTATTTTTACAGCCTGATTTTGGGACGGCTGTTGTTTATTTGAGCATATTTGTGTTTATTTCCTTTTTTGCTGGTGTGGATGTGCACTACATTTTGTATTTCACTTTAGTAGGCTTTCTTTCATTTCTCTTCGTAGTGATGCCTGTTTGGTATGAATACAAGGCAGATATGGGAAACATAGTATATTTAATTTTTTCAAATAATTTTTATTTTCACATAGCTTCTTTGGTTTTAATGCTGGTACTTTTGTCTTCTGTTATAGGGTTTTTTATTTCAAAGTACAATCTAAACATTAGGCTTGCTTATCTTTATATTATGTTTGTAAGTTCAATTTTACTAATTTCTGCTTTTGCGTCTAGGTTTCTCTCTAAAATGATGAAACCCTACCAAATTAAGAGATTTTTAGTCTTCTTGGATCCAAATATTGATCTTAAGGGAGCCGGCTGGAATTTAAATCAGGTAAAGATTGCCATTGGTTCTGGTGGTGTTTTTGGTAAGGGATTTTTAAAGGGGCCCTATACGCACGCGAATTATGTACCATCTCAAAGCACAGATTTTATTTTTTCAATTCTTGCTGAGGAGTTTGGATTTTTGGGAGTTGGTGCAGTTTTAATATTGTTTTTCTTTATTTTTTTCAAGATTTTAATAATAATGAATAAGAGCAGGGATAGGTATATGTCTTTGGTTTTATCAGGTGTGTTGGGTCTTTTATTTTTCCATACGTCTTTTAATGTTGGGATGTGTTTGGGTCTATTGCCAATTACAGGAATACCTTTGCCTTTCCTATCTTACGGGGGTTCCTCTAGTATTACCTTCTTTTTGGCTATGGCTTTTTATTTTAATATTGAGTCTATAGTGACCGTAGATTAA